CTTCGAGCCTTTTGGTCGGCAGGCGATTTGGCTCAAGGTGGAATCACCGGACGGTTACGATACAACGGTCAACGCTTGCGCCTGCTGTCGATTGACACCCCGGAAACCTACAAGCCCAGGTGCGACGCCGAGCTGACGAAGGGCCGCGAGGCAACCGCACGCCTCCGCGAACTGGTTGCCAACGCTCAGCGCATCGAGGTTGTCGATTCCGGCCAAGCCGACAAGTACGACCGCCGCCTTGTTCACCTGCTGATCGACGGGCGGGACGTGGGGCAAACCCTCATGGCCGAGGGGTTAGCCGTTGAGTGGAGGCCCGGCCCGAATGCGTGGAGGGAACGCCGTCGCCACTGGTGCGGATACTGATCGCTTTTCAGCTTGAGCCAGGAGCGCCCCGCCGCAGTGATCGGCACTTGTGTCGATCCGAGGAGGCGCAAGAGCCACAAGCCCCTGATAGGACCACGTAACGCGGCCATGCCACTAGAGCACGGCCGCTTTTTTCTTTTAAAAACAAAAATATAAAAAAATCCTGTTGCTTGAGCCGGTGGTATTGTGGGCAACTGCCGACCTGTTGGCAGGGTGGGGGCAACCGCTCGCGGTTGTCCCTGGCCTGTCAATGGGGAACCGCGAAGCGGTTAGGCAGGTATCCGGCTTGCCGGATTGTCCATAATTCCACGGGCTGTTTTCCCCAGGGCTACACGTTTTATATATGTTTTTTTTGTTTTAAAGAGTTTTAGGGAATCAGAAGGCAAAATTTACCTTCATTATCAGTTGCTTATAGAACCCCTCGGTGGGTAATAGACGGTTTCCGGTGGGTAATAGACGGGGTTGGGTGGGTAAACGACGGAACCGGGTGGGTAATAGACGGACTATCCACAGGCTGGATCGCCGGATCGATCCCCTCCCGTCTATTACACACCCGCCTTGCGCAAACCCTGACCAGTAGTCGCCTCGCGCTCCGTCTATTACACACCGCCGCGCTTAGTATTCGCCTGGGTCCAGTGGGGGGAGAACCCCGGA
This Klebsiella sp. WP3-W18-ESBL-02 DNA region includes the following protein-coding sequences:
- a CDS encoding thermonuclease family protein translates to MRLLSIDTPETYKPRCDAELTKGREATARLRELVANAQRIEVVDSGQADKYDRRLVHLLIDGRDVGQTLMAEGLAVEWRPGPNAWRERRRHWCGY